The DNA sequence CCAAGTGCAAGTGTGAGCAGGGATGTAGGGGTGAGTGTGAGTGTGAGAAGCTGCCCGAGTGCGATATCGACCTGATTTGCAAAGATTACAAAGATGCAAACCGAGAGAGGCATTGCTGTCAGGAACTCGGAGGAAGCGTCATCAAAAGAAAGGATCGGAGAGGATCTGGGCAGCAAAGTGCGAGTGAAGTGAGCAACAGGCGTCGACCCAAGGTTGAAGACAACCCTGCGAGCTGAGCATGGGGCGCAGGGCCCTTGAGCCAGGGTTGGAGGGTACAAGAttagatggatggatgctgcaCCCCCGAGCACCATGGATGGCAGCATGGATGCCAACTACATACAGTAGCAGTGATGGATAGATGGAGGGCACCTGATGCAAGGCACTGGACTCGCCTGTTGGTTGCCCGTTCCGTGATCGACTCCATCATGCCAACAGTTAGTGGTGAGAACGCCCATTGTGCTGAAAAAGTGCCTCTTTTCTCACATCACCCCCTGCCGGTTGCTCAAGCTTCCGCCTATCCCCTGttcgtccatccatggccagCCAGGAGGAGTGGCGGGACGGGGCCGCAAGCGCCATCTAAGCCTTGGAAGAACGGTACCTGATCAAGCGGCTAGCGTCTGCGCGCGCACGCAAGATTCATGGAAGGCTACTGTACCAGCAACAACGGTCCCAACTCTGTCCCGAAAGATCCGAACTCCTGCGGATGATACAGTAGAAAGCCGCGCTTAGATGGCGTCGTCGATCATCCAATGCGGCGAGGCGGGAGACAGGCCAGCGGGCAAAGAACGACGACGGCTCAGCACGCGAACCCATAATTAGCAGGACCGTTGGTGATGCAGAAAAACTCGGCTGCCACAGACGCAGGAGATGGTTGGAGCTCCAGCAGGCGGGGAAGCTAAGCAACCAGGGCGGCGGCCGCTGTGAGAGGAGCAGTCCAGACCGGGCAGCCCAGTGAGAGAGCTCCAGCAGAGCGGACAGGACGGGACGGAGGAACTGGGAGCTAgggccagcagcaggaggGCGCCAGCGGGTATGGCGTCAAGGCGTCTGTTGGTGGCTGCTCTAGAGTCGATCTGGGGTCGATGTCGCCAACGTGACAAAGGAGCATCATGGGGCGAATGGCTGACAGGATCGGCACAGTGGAAGGAGTGAAATATGCAAAGTGGCTGTGCGAGCATGGGTTTCTGGTGTTGTGGTGAGTTCCATATTTGCAGTGTTAAGGATTAGAAGACATGAATGGAAGAAACGGAGCGCTGGAGATATTGGTAAGCACCTGGCCTTACCTCGAGCAACTGCAACTGGAGGCTAGTTGGCTTACGGATGGTCATCAGCACCTTCCTTCTACAAGCAATGTCTTTGCTGATGAATAACTGGGAAGGAACCCCGACACTGCCGAAGGGATCTACGTTGCTGATATCATCCAACAAAAATTCATTCATTTCACTTACATTCTGAGATTGATTGACTTAGTTTGTTAATATCAAGAACCCCCGCAAATGCAGCCTCATAGGGCGAGCGCGCCGTTGCACCGTGCTGCAGGCCTGGTCCGTGTCCGTGTCCGTGTCTCTCTGTCTGTCTTGCTCTCTGAACAATGCAACCGAGTCAATCAATCTCCCAATGAGTCCAACCTCTTTCACCGACAATGACAAAACAAGAGAAGCCTCCTCAAAAAACGCCTCCTCATGATCAAATCACCAGACGTTGGATGCTGAACCCTGTATCCCTCCCTCAGCGCGCGCAACAGCCGCTCGGCAGCGTCAATTCTCGCCCCCCCTGTACAGGTTGTGAGGGTGGCATTGGATGTCCCCTCCCCCTGCTAGACGCTAGGGCGGCCGGGCACCCGGCCTAAgttgatggtggaggatTCGGGCTCAGCCACTGACCGGCCCATTGGCTGTGTCTCACCTCTTGGTGTGCTATTTTTACACCCTGCGCGTGTTGGGTCCTTTCACTCACTGCTCTTCGCTTGCCTGCTTGTCGGCCAAGCGCCGGCCAACTTGGTGTCGCGACTCGAGTCGACGGGAGACCGGCCCAGCATCAGGATGGGCCCGATCCATGCCTGTGCTGCAATGTGACGAGAAGCTTATCCACGACAAGGCATTCGCCGTGTCACCGGATTTAGGAGCTTAAATTCTCCACGATTATGCCTTGCCAGTTCGGAGCTTGGATATCTACAGCGTCAAAAACTCTTGTTGGCCCCGTcccgacaagaaggatgcGGGGCGCTCCGGACCGTTCCATGTTCCACGCTCTGCAGAGCCTGTCCCCGCCTCTTGGCCATAAATGGAAACCCGCCCGTTGTGAGATTGGATGCCACCTACTCACCTCACCTCCCAGCTCTCAGCTCGTTCACCGGCCTGTGATGTGATGTacaagagagagagccaagAGGCATCTTCTATTTGATTGAGCTGGCCTCACGGCGATGCACAACCAGAAAGGCGAGGCTGCACAAATTCCGTAGCATTCGGCCCGTCGTGCGGCGCACACTGTCAACGTCCACTGCCTGTCCGGAACTGCAACCCATGGCAAGCCTCCGGCGCTTAACAGCTGGCCTATTTTTGGTGCCGGTATCCTATTCTGTCTTCCGACAACCATATGCGTCCTTTTCTGTCTTGATTTGCCAATGAATCTTTGGGAAAGCAGTTGTTGGTTCTGTTATCTCTTAGCCAAGCTCTCGCTAACACGCTCTGACCCCTTGACGCTCATCTACCCAGTCACATCCCGTGAACTCCTTCACTGCAGGCTTGCCGGGCCATTGATTTCATTGCTAGACGTGGGTAATGTGTCATCCCAACTTCAGTCTTGATGCACTCCTGGCCTGATACCACCTCATGTGAGTGGATGGGAAAGGCAGAGATCTTCGCCAAGGACACGCAGGAACCCAATCAAGCAGTTGTGAGGCATGATTCCATCACTCGCAACTGAGCGTCAACCGATAAACCCCCACACACTTGCCCGGGGACTTTCCTCTGAATAGAGAAACTCACCGTCTTTCTCTCACACGGCGTCTGCGTGAGACTGAGTCCCGCCTCGGTAGTCTGTTGTGCCACCACAACGACCTCTCGTATCCCTGCTCCAATGGCCCCGACAGTCTGGTCCTTCCCAGCCGGGGCGTCGGCGGCAGAGACGGCTCCTTGCAGGTCCAAAGCGGTTTCCCGCAAGGCGTTGGTTTGATCAGAGTTTACCTAACAAGCTTTTTATAGCCACCAACGATCTGTATCGGCTGTGAGAATCAAAAATGCCGATCGACTTTGCTGCGGTCGCTTACATGATTCCCTGATCGACATACCACTGACATCTACCACCACAACCTTCAAGTTCAGACTCTGCAACTTGTCTTCAGCTCCATGCAACATTACATTCTCGTAGCACGACATTCCAGTGATGTTGTCTAGCCGCCTAGCCGCCTAGGCGCGCCAGCCCCCCAAAGTGTGGCTCTCCATGCACCAGCTACCTGCTGCGCCATCCCCTCCCCATGCACTTGAGAGGTGGATTACCCTGGAGCTGCGCAGAGATCGGAACTGAAGATATCCGACAACTCAGCCTCGCGGGAGGATCTTTCAAGCACTTCAGCCGCGCCTTGGGTGTCGCTGTAAATATGACCGAGATCGGGGAATGCAGTGCAAGTTTtcagctccttgaccagctGAAAGAAGGACATGCTCAGTAATCATTGACCAAAGTTCCTATCAACACCGACGGAGTAGGAGTACACGAAAATGCATGACAAAACTTCAAGTACACAACAATGTAACACATGCCAACTCATACATTGCTCAAACACGAAACATGAAAACTCATCGAACCCATTCGTAATCCTCACACGTGGTCAAAGAATACTCTCGCCGCCCAGGCTGAGCATCTCTCCAgacctcctccaccaaaCCAACCCACCACCATTGAACAATGCAGCAAAAATCATACATAGACAAGCCGGAACGCCTTGTATGCCGGCCTTGTATTAAACGTGCACGACTGAAAGACTGATTAAAATAGTAATCCAAGACCCATTGCGAGTTTCGAAACAATTCTTTGCCCATTTTGTAGCGGCCCCGACCCCGGTCCTTTTTTTGCTCTCTACTAGGCATcgtttttcttcttcttccccattTCCCACTCTTGAGCTATCTCATATTCCAGCTATAgcttggaggtggtggtcgGGGTGTTGATCGCGGGGTCTGTTGACGTCTTGGCGTTGGCATCGCTCTCTTCcgactcgtcgtcgctggcggGTCGACTGCCGTCTGCCACGTCTCTTCGGCTCTTGGTCATCTAGATGTTTGTTAGTCGAGTCTAGCTGTAGAAGATCGGACTGTGACTTACCCATGATCGCACACCACCGACAAGACCCAGGGCGTAACCGGTGATGAACTCCTTGGGAGTACCAGAGCCGCCGCCTGGGGTGGTAGGCGATCGTAGCTGCTCGGCGCTGCCGGCGCTGTTAAACCGGGCAGGGCTCTGAGGTCGGCTGGTGGGCCAGAACTGCTTGAGCTCGCGGCCGAGCTCCTGGCCGGTGGTGGTCcagttgttggtgatgttctCGCGCAGGTCCTGGACGTGGCGCTTGAGGTCCatctcgttcttcttgagccAGCTCACGTTGAGCTCCTGGCGGGAGGTGCCGCGCTTGAACTGTCGGGCAATGTACTTTTCGTAATCGCGGACGATTCTGTATCGTGGGTTAGAGGGGTAAAACATGGCGGGGAACAGGTTGCTGTGCTCACCTTGTAATGAGACCAGTGGTGCTCACACCCTCTGTTCGCTGGGTGACGAGGAACTTgccagcagccttgatgggctGGTAaatgtcgtcgccctcgtcggcGCCGTATGGGAGATCGTCGTGGGCAACGTAGTCGAGCTTGTGCTcctcgaggaactcgggGGTGACGATCCAAGGGCAGTCCTCGATGACCTCGTCGACCCATTTGCAGTGGCGGAGGGTCTCGGAGCGCTCAGCAGCGGACATGACGGTCAAACCCTTGCGCTTGTGCGTCTCGTGGTCGCCAGTGACGCCGACGACCAGAGTGGTGTTGGGGaaggccttcttggcctgctcgAGCTGGCGCATGTGGCTGCAGGCTGTTAGCGATTGCATGGGCGAGAAGGGAATGTGCTAGCTCACCCAAGATGGAACAGATCAAAGACTCCATCGGCGTAGACACGGACAGCTCGACCGACGGGAGGAGGGTTGGTCTTGTAACCACCGGCAGGATCGGTCAACTTGCCAatgggaggagggggcaTGGCCTCTGTGGCCTGAAtatcgtcctcgtcctcgtcattgtCATTATCGAGATCCCTCAGGGAGGGCTTGCGGGCCTTTCGACCAACACGCTCGGCGATGTCGACGCTGGCCTCGGTGGTGTCGCTGGGCTCGCCGGGGTCGAGGGCATGATCGGTGTTTTCGATGATGCGGTCCGAGTTGGAGCGCTGCCTCTTAGGAATAGGCCCGCTaacggcggcggcgcggtGGTGAGGGCGACCATCTTCAGCGGCTGTGGtgtcgccctcctcggccgaggcATCACGAGAAGATGTCTGAATgccgttgtcgaggaggtcgacAGACGAGTCGGGGCGGCTGAGGGAGACCCTCTTGCGCTTGCCTCCTTGGGAGGAACCAGACGGCGaagacatggctggctgaggGACTGATAGATGAGGGCACGGGAGTGATGACGCGGCTTCGACTGGGCTGCTGGCCTCGTCTCGATAACAGGCGTACGTACGTGTCTCTGTACGTGCGGCGTTGGATTGCGTGTGCTGCGTCTCTCGTGTGTAGAGGCGGCGACGGCACCTGGACGATGGAACGGTTATGGCTCCCGAAGCAGTCCAGTTCCACGTTGACGCGAAAAAAACCGGGTCTCGACGggggcttggcttggcctgATTGGGGCCGAAGAGCCAGGATCCTTGCAAAAAATCTGGGGTCAAAAGTTGGCCTGGATAGGAGGAAGCTTGGAAGTCTGACGTGATGGACGATAAGGAGGCGAGATAACGAGAGCAAGAATtggagagatggaagaagaaaggaaggAAGATAATCTATCGCGAGTTTGTTCGCTTCAAGGGGACGACTATGGCGCAAGGAGGCAGCCCAGCTTGATTTCTCGCCCTCTTTGCCCGTTGGCTACGTCGTAATGACAGATCAATTTAAAAAAGTGGCCCAGCTTTTCTCGTGTGAGAAAGGGGAGCAATCTCCAAGTCCTGGTAGTGTGAGTGATGGTCACCGCTTGCAACATCGATCCATCGATGAGATGGGCAATTGCTCTCGTGACAAGGCC is a window from the Fusarium keratoplasticum isolate Fu6.1 chromosome 5, whole genome shotgun sequence genome containing:
- a CDS encoding Choline-phosphate cytidylyltransferase yields the protein MSSPSGSSQGGKRKRVSLSRPDSSVDLLDNGIQTSSRDASAEEGDTTAAEDGRPHHRAAAVSGPIPKRQRSNSDRIIENTDHALDPGEPSDTTEASVDIAERVGRKARKPSLRDLDNDNDEDEDDIQATEAMPPPPIGKLTDPAGGYKTNPPPVGRAVRVYADGVFDLFHLGHMRQLEQAKKAFPNTTLVVGVTGDHETHKRKGLTVMSAAERSETLRHCKWVDEVIEDCPWIVTPEFLEEHKLDYVAHDDLPYGADEGDDIYQPIKAAGKFLVTQRTEGVSTTGLITRIVRDYEKYIARQFKRGTSRQELNVSWLKKNEMDLKRHVQDLRENITNNWTTTGQELGRELKQFWPTSRPQSPARFNSAGSAEQLRSPTTPGGGSGTPKEFITGYALGLVGGVRSWMTKSRRDVADGSRPASDDESEESDANAKTSTDPAINTPTTTSKL